The following is a genomic window from Eleftheria terrae.
GCCCGGAATGGCGGAAGACGCATCATCTGCACTTCATTCGTGCGTCTGACGCCCTATCACCTTCACTTTTTCGCAGACCGTTGCAATGTCGAGACCCGATTTCAACCTGCTGGTGACGCTCGATGCCTTGCTGGCCGAAGGCAGCGTGGCGGGAGCTGCCCGCCGCTTGCGGCTCAGCCCTTCGGCGATGAGCCGCGCGCTGGCGCGCCTGCGCGAGACCACCGGCGACCCGCTGCTGGTGCGGGCCGGGCGCGGGCTGGTTCCTTCACCGCGGGCGCTCGAACTGCGGGAGCGCGTCAGCCAGCTCGTGCAGGACGCCGAAGCCGCCCTGCGGCCGGCCACCAGGCTTGACCTGAAGAAGCTGGTGCGCACCTTCAGCCTGCGCAGCAGCGAGGGCTTCGTGGAGAACTTCGGGCCTGCCCTGCTGGCCCGCATCACCGAGAAAGCGCCGGGCGTGCGGCTGCGCTTCGTGCCGAAGCCGGACAAGGACAGCACGCCGCTGCGCGACGGCTCGCTCGACCTGGAGACCGGGGTGGTGGGCAAGGCCACCGGGCCGGAGCTGCGGGCGCAGGCCTTGTTCCGCGACCGCATGGTGGGCGTCGTGCGAATGGGCCACCCGCTGTGCCAGGGCGAGACGACCCCTTCGCGCTATGCCGCGGGCCAGCACGTCCTGGTCTCGCGGCAAGGTGCGGAGAAGGGGCCTGTCGACGAGGCGCTGCTGGCCTTGCAGCTGGAGCGGCGCATCGTCGCGATCGTCGGTGGCTTTTCGGCCGCGCTGGCACTGGCACGCGATTCGGACCTCATCGCGACGGTGCCCGAGCGGCACACCGGCCGGCTGCGGGCCGGCATGCACAGCTTCTCCCTGCCGGTGCCCCAGCCGGAGTTCACCGTCTCGCTGCTCTGGCACCCTCGCATGGACGCCGACCCGGCGCACCGCTGGCTGCGCGCTTGCGTGCGGGAGGCGTGCGCGCAGTGAAGCGACCTGGCTGCCTGACGACAAGGCCGGCCCCCGCCCCCATCGGAGGACACCGGCGATGCTGGCAGGCGGCGAACGGTCGGCGCCGGCGGTGCTCTGCCGGAAGGCCGGGCCTGCAGCCGCTGCCCCCCTGGATTTTTGAAGCGCAAGGAGGTGAGGGATGGACCGTGCGTCCACATCGATCACGCTGGAACTGGACTCGCTGCGGGCCCTGGGAAGCTGGGCGGCCGACTGCGCAGAGCGGGCGCTGCCGGTCTACGAGAGGCAGGTGCCTGCAGATGCCCGGCCCCGTGCCGCCATTGAGGGCCTGCGGGCGTTTGCCTCCGGCGGCAAGCGCACGGCCCGGCTGCGCTCCCTCGCCTGGGCGGCGTATGCCGCCGCCGGCGAGGCCGGTGACCCGGCTGCTGCGGCAGCCGCCCGCGCCGCCAGCCTGGCGGCGGCCGTCGCCTACACCCATCCCCTGGCCACTGCCCACCAGACCAAGCACCTACTCTGCCCGCCCGCCTATGCCGCGCTGGCGTGGGAACTGGCCCAGGCTGGCGATCCCGAGATCGGCCATGCCGAGATCCGGTGGGCGATCGAGCGCTCGACGCCAGAAGTACAAGGCATCCTGCGGCAGCTGCCGGCCCGTCTAGCGGGCAAGGGCCGGTTGGATGTGCTCCTCTACGAGCTGGATGGGGGGGTTCGCAGCCGCATCTTCCCGCAAGGCGCATGACGTGCCGACCGCTCTGGCACTCTCGCTTGAGAGTGCGATGCGGTCGAGCGCCGGCTCCACGGCCTTCGGGACGGACCGCGCATGTTGTCGATGCCTTGACACGCCGAATGTCCTGTTGCCGGATTCATCCGGCTTGACGGTGATCGCCGGCAAGTGCGCTCGTCCTGGCAGCCCGCAGGGGTCGATGTCGACGGCATCGCCTGGCATGGCAGGGGGCGCTTGCCGGGCCGCGACACGCCGCCGCGTCGAAGCTCGCGGGGCGAATATCATCGACCTCGTGGCCCCATGGAAGCAAGGCATGAAGGAGCTTGTCGGGCGCGCCGCCCCGGTCCTCTATCTCGACTTCGACGGCGTGCTGCATCACGAGAACGTCCGCTGGCACCCCCGCCGAGGGGCGTACATCGATGCACCGCGGGAGTATCGGTTGTTCCAGCATGCCGAACTGCTGGAACACCTGCTCCAGCCCTATCCTCACATCCGCATCGTCCTCAGCACCAGCTGGGTGCGTGTGTACAGCTACTCGCGCGCAAGGCAACGACTGCCCGAGGCGCTGCGGGCGCGCGTCGTCGGCGCCACCTTCCATAGCGAGATGGACCTTTGCCTCTTCGATGCCATGCCACGGGGCGTGCAGGTGCTCAGAGATGTCCAGCGACGGGAACCATCGTCATGGCTCGCGCTTGACGACGACGGTGAAGGCTGGTCGCCTCACTGTCTGGACCGGCTGGTGCTGACGCACGAAGAGCTGGGCATCAGCGCTGCCGATGTCACCGCTGAAATCCGGCGCAAGCTCGGCGTCCTGGCGGGCCCTGGGTGCCGGCTTCCGCCCGCGTAGCACGCGGCCACGCACCCAGACACCCACCGTGATCCTCTGACGCCGCCTCGCGCCCCGGCGTCGGACCGCCCCCTACCGGTACACCCGCAACCGCTGCCCGTCGATCAGCACGTCCTGCCATTGGGGTGCCACCACCTGCACCTGACCCGCCGCCAGCCGCTCGCGCCATTGCGCCAACGTGCCCGGCCCGCCGCCCAAGGTGTCCAGGACGTTCCAGCCGGCAGTGCCGCGGTGATGGATGCGCGTCTGCACCTGGCCATGCTGCTCGGACAGCAGCACCACCTCCGGCCGACCGTCTTGGTTGAGGTCGACCCGCCAGGCCAGGCAGGTCTCTGCACGGGTGAGGCAGTGGCGGAGCTGATCATCGGTGTGGTCGGCCAGCATGGCTTCGATGAAGTCGGCGTCGAGGGACTCCCCTTGCGGCAGCACCGCCAGTTGCTCGCGCAGCTCGCGGCGTTCGCGCTCCAGGTCACGTGGCGGCGCCGCCTGCGTGCCGGGCGAATCGCGCAAGGCAGCGGCGGCGGCGGCGGCCAGGCGGTGTTGGCGGTCGTCGCCACCGGTGGCCCGCGCGAGGGCCTGCACGGCAGCCTCGCCATAGGGGCCGGCCTTGCGCATCAGGAACTCCCAGTCGAAGTCCTCCGGGTCCACCTGGCCGCTCTTCAGGCGTGCCACCTGGCTCTCGGTGGACAGCCAGCGCACATCGGCCAGCGGGCTCAGCAAGGCGACCAGCGCGAGCGACTGCAGGATGGCCGCCGCGATGTTGGTGGCCGGCAGCAGGCCGAACCAGCCCCTGCGGGCCAGCAGCGAGGCGCTGTAGCCCAGCGCATACAGCGTCACCAGGCCGGCCACCAGCGCGCCCCACACACGGTCGGGGGTCCAGCCGTGCTGCTGGATGCGCAACCACAAGGCCCAGTCGCCCAGCACCGCCAGCACCGGCACGGCCAGCCAGCACCACGGTGCCACCACCACCAGCGGCCGCAAGAGGGCCGGTGCCTCGCGGCCGTCTTGCCAGGCGGCGTTGACGAAGGTGACGCACAGCACCCCGAACCAGCACAGGTACATCGCCGCACTGCGCGTGGCAAACAGCGGCTGCACGCCGGTGAACGGCAGCGCCAGCACCCAGATGACCGCAAAGAGCAATGCCAGCGGCAGCATCCAGGTGGTCAGCGACAGGGCGAAGCGCCGCAGGGCGAGCAGCACGTCGGTGCGCTGCAGCACCAGGCCACAGGCGAGGCCGAAACTCCCGCCCGAAACCACCATGATGAAGGCCGGCTGGGCGAACAGGCGGGCAGCCGCCTTGATCCCGATGCTGTGCAACAAGGCCGCCCCCGAGCCGAGCAGCACCCACAGCAAGCCGGTGAGCGCGGCCGCCACCGGCACCAGCACCGCATTGCGCCACGCCAGCTCGAACAGCCGCGGGTAGTCGAAGCGCCGGCGCACGGTATCGAAGCCGGCCGCCAGCGACAGCAGCACGAAGCCCAGCACGCCGGCCGGCAGCAGGTGGGCCGGCCCGACATGCGACAGCCCGTGCAGCTCACTGCCGGTGGCGCCGATGTGGGCCCCCAGCGCCGCAAACAGCAAGCCCAGCCCTGCGACCACGACAACGCGGGCCCGCCGCGAGCGGAAGCCCTGCTCCGACAGGTAGCCGGCCATCGGCAGCGCCAGCACCGCATACAGCAGCGCCGTCCACAGCGGGACGGGGGTCAGCGCCTGGTAGCGGCGAGGCAGCCCCTCGGTCAGCGCCCACAGCGCCGCCCCCTGCAGCATGCCCAGCAGCGCCAGCCGCCACACCGGGCTGGCCGCCGGCGGCAGCATCGCCGCGGCAGCGTCCACCCTGCCGGCAGGCAGGGCGGCTTGCTCGTCGATCGTCTTCATCGCGTCACTCTCCCTCGTCTCATGATGTGCGCCGTGGCCGGCGGCGGGCGCCATGATAGGGGCGCCACCGCCGGCCGCGCCGCCGGCGGCAGGCATGGCCGGACGTGGCTGCCGTCACGGCTGATGGCCGCATTTACCGCAAGTCACCAAACCGGCGCGGCGCGCGGCTGGAAGGCCCGGCAACATGCCGTGCCGTGCCGTGCCGTGGTGTGCCAGGCGGAGGAGGGGTGTGCCACATTCCTTCGCAGGGCAGCCTGTCGCTTCACATCGCATCCTTTGGGAAGATCCACTCCATGACACTGCCTCTTGCCCCTGCCGCTACGGCGGACCGTGGCCCGGGCGCACCGCAGCCGCCCCTGGCCGGCGGTGCCGGCTGGCCCCTCGCCTGACGGCCGCCGCCCATGTCCCGGCCCCCTGGTGCAACCGCGTCCCGCCGCTTCGCTGCCATGGCGGCAGCCGCCGCCCTGCTGCTGCTGGCGGCTTGCGCCGGCCCGCCGGGCGGCCCGCCGGCCACTCCCGAGCCGGCCCGGCCGGCGGAGGTCCGCGCCCGGGTGGCCCGCCTGATGCCTGCGGGCGTCACACACCGCGACGGCTGGGCCATGGACATCCAGGCGGCCTTCACCGTGCTGCAGCTGACGCCCAGCGTTGAGAACCTGTGCGCGGTGCTCGCGGTGACCGAGCAGGAATCGGGCTACCAGGTCGACCCACCGGTGCCACGCCTGGCCGAGATCACCTGGCAGGAGATCGACCGCCGCGCCGAGCGGCTCGGCGTGCCGCGCATGGTGGTGCGCGCCGCCCTGCAACTGCAGTCGCCGGACGGGCGCAGCTGGGCCGACCGCATTGACGCCGCACGCACCGAGCAGGCGTTGAGCCGCTTGTTCGAGGACATGATCGGCATGCTGCCGCTCGGCCGCCGGCTGTTTGGCGGCTACAACCCGGTGCGCACCGGCGGGCCGATGCAGGTCAGCATCCGATTTGCCGAAGAGCATGCCGCGGCCCGCCCCTATCCCTACCCGCTGCCCGCCGAAGGCAGCCTGCGGCACGAGGTCTTCACCCGGCGCGGCGGGCTCTATTTCGGGATTGCCCACCTGCTCGACTATCCGGCCGACTACGAGCAGCCGCTGTACCGGTTCGCCGACTTCAACGCCGGCCACCATGCCAGCCGCAATGCCGCGTTCCAGCAGGCGCTGTCGATGGTCAGCGGCGTCCCGCTGGCGCTCGACGGTGACCTGGTGCGCCATGGCGAAGACGATGACGCGCCTCCGGGCGAAACGGAAAGCGCGGCGCTGGCCATCGCCGCCCGCCTGGGGCTGGATGCCGCCTCGGTGCGCCGGGCGCTTGCGCAGGGCGACAGCCCGGCCTTCGAGCGGACCGAGCTGTACCGGCAGGTCTTCCTGCAGGCAGAGCGCATCGAAGGCCGGGCGCTGCCGCGCGCCCGGTTGCCGCGCATCACGCTGCAGAGCCCGAAGATCCAGCGCAAGCTCACCACCGAG
Proteins encoded in this region:
- a CDS encoding LysR family transcriptional regulator, which translates into the protein MSRPDFNLLVTLDALLAEGSVAGAARRLRLSPSAMSRALARLRETTGDPLLVRAGRGLVPSPRALELRERVSQLVQDAEAALRPATRLDLKKLVRTFSLRSSEGFVENFGPALLARITEKAPGVRLRFVPKPDKDSTPLRDGSLDLETGVVGKATGPELRAQALFRDRMVGVVRMGHPLCQGETTPSRYAAGQHVLVSRQGAEKGPVDEALLALQLERRIVAIVGGFSAALALARDSDLIATVPERHTGRLRAGMHSFSLPVPQPEFTVSLLWHPRMDADPAHRWLRACVREACAQ
- a CDS encoding putative immunity protein; protein product: MDRASTSITLELDSLRALGSWAADCAERALPVYERQVPADARPRAAIEGLRAFASGGKRTARLRSLAWAAYAAAGEAGDPAAAAAARAASLAAAVAYTHPLATAHQTKHLLCPPAYAALAWELAQAGDPEIGHAEIRWAIERSTPEVQGILRQLPARLAGKGRLDVLLYELDGGVRSRIFPQGA
- a CDS encoding HAD domain-containing protein, with product MKELVGRAAPVLYLDFDGVLHHENVRWHPRRGAYIDAPREYRLFQHAELLEHLLQPYPHIRIVLSTSWVRVYSYSRARQRLPEALRARVVGATFHSEMDLCLFDAMPRGVQVLRDVQRREPSSWLALDDDGEGWSPHCLDRLVLTHEELGISAADVTAEIRRKLGVLAGPGCRLPPA
- a CDS encoding DUF4153 domain-containing protein; translation: MKTIDEQAALPAGRVDAAAAMLPPAASPVWRLALLGMLQGAALWALTEGLPRRYQALTPVPLWTALLYAVLALPMAGYLSEQGFRSRRARVVVVAGLGLLFAALGAHIGATGSELHGLSHVGPAHLLPAGVLGFVLLSLAAGFDTVRRRFDYPRLFELAWRNAVLVPVAAALTGLLWVLLGSGAALLHSIGIKAAARLFAQPAFIMVVSGGSFGLACGLVLQRTDVLLALRRFALSLTTWMLPLALLFAVIWVLALPFTGVQPLFATRSAAMYLCWFGVLCVTFVNAAWQDGREAPALLRPLVVVAPWCWLAVPVLAVLGDWALWLRIQQHGWTPDRVWGALVAGLVTLYALGYSASLLARRGWFGLLPATNIAAAILQSLALVALLSPLADVRWLSTESQVARLKSGQVDPEDFDWEFLMRKAGPYGEAAVQALARATGGDDRQHRLAAAAAAALRDSPGTQAAPPRDLERERRELREQLAVLPQGESLDADFIEAMLADHTDDQLRHCLTRAETCLAWRVDLNQDGRPEVVLLSEQHGQVQTRIHHRGTAGWNVLDTLGGGPGTLAQWRERLAAGQVQVVAPQWQDVLIDGQRLRVYR
- a CDS encoding DUF1615 domain-containing protein, giving the protein MSRPPGATASRRFAAMAAAAALLLLAACAGPPGGPPATPEPARPAEVRARVARLMPAGVTHRDGWAMDIQAAFTVLQLTPSVENLCAVLAVTEQESGYQVDPPVPRLAEITWQEIDRRAERLGVPRMVVRAALQLQSPDGRSWADRIDAARTEQALSRLFEDMIGMLPLGRRLFGGYNPVRTGGPMQVSIRFAEEHAAARPYPYPLPAEGSLRHEVFTRRGGLYFGIAHLLDYPADYEQPLYRFADFNAGHHASRNAAFQQALSMVSGVPLALDGDLVRHGEDDDAPPGETESAALAIAARLGLDAASVRRALAQGDSPAFERTELYRQVFLQAERIEGRALPRARLPRITLQSPKIQRKLTTEWFARRVDERYRRCLARRPADGG